In Pirellulales bacterium, one DNA window encodes the following:
- a CDS encoding PEP-CTERM sorting domain-containing protein, whose translation MNTKRTTIVLAAMLCLIAAPVCAESLYVSVDNYPTEAVDRVSSNGTVGLFATLPSDAEYFGEAFDGNGNLYVVGSLGPIQKITPSGTVSLYATIPTSFNTFPFLLDMAFDGNGNLYAADNAANGGNGQIYKITSAAVSIFATVPGGAAGLAFDGSGNLYATGGNEIYKITSAGVVSNFATLPSIPLDLAFDGTGNLFASTEGNISQISKITPAGIVSLFASLPADSNSAAGLAFDAGGNLLVAEEIGTISEIAPNGTVSTFASGIPDATYLAFGPDPVPEPSSFALAGLGILGLIGCVLRRRRQHQYVPILAALLCVAAVSPALAITYTTFDYSGPGALGGDEFGVAGGFRGISDGNVVGNDYTGSPGTPSYQSFIYNGSSYTTLPEPPGISNISALGISGGNIVGQYNDASGTAHGFLYNGSSYTTLDDPKAIPGGETQAWGVSGSTVVGFYFGSDGYHGFLYSSSTYTTLDDPSAPGHDTYSFGISGSNIVGTYVDSSGVIHGFLYNGTNWTTLDDPSAVPNGQTIAQGISGGNIVGTSFDSSSGITHGFLYDGSTYTTLDGPLGTWASSYATGIDGDTIIGGYFDASGEHGFIATVPEPSTFVLAALGFGALVWIARRRSFSDPDRNVSVTCAFL comes from the coding sequence TTGAATACGAAACGAACCACGATCGTGCTGGCTGCTATGCTGTGTCTGATTGCCGCTCCAGTGTGTGCTGAGTCTCTCTATGTCTCCGTTGACAATTACCCGACCGAAGCTGTCGACCGAGTTAGTTCCAACGGCACCGTAGGCCTCTTTGCCACGCTGCCCTCGGATGCAGAATATTTTGGCGAGGCTTTTGACGGCAACGGCAATCTCTACGTCGTGGGTTCTCTTGGCCCAATCCAAAAAATCACCCCGAGCGGGACCGTGAGCCTCTATGCCACGATCCCGACCTCTTTCAACACCTTCCCCTTCCTTCTTGACATGGCCTTTGACGGCAACGGCAATCTCTATGCTGCCGACAACGCCGCCAACGGCGGTAACGGTCAAATCTACAAGATCACCTCCGCCGCCGTGAGTATCTTCGCGACCGTGCCCGGCGGTGCTGCGGGTCTGGCGTTCGACGGCAGCGGCAACCTCTACGCGACGGGTGGCAACGAAATCTACAAGATTACCTCCGCAGGTGTCGTGAGCAACTTTGCGACCCTCCCCTCGATTCCTCTCGATCTAGCCTTTGATGGCACTGGCAATCTCTTCGCATCAACAGAAGGCAACATCAGTCAGATCAGCAAGATCACCCCGGCCGGAATCGTGAGCCTCTTCGCGTCACTGCCTGCCGACTCAAACAGTGCTGCCGGTCTGGCCTTCGACGCCGGCGGCAATCTTCTCGTCGCGGAGGAAATTGGCACGATTAGTGAGATTGCTCCCAACGGCACGGTGAGTACATTTGCAAGTGGCATCCCTGACGCGACATATCTCGCATTCGGCCCCGACCCCGTGCCGGAGCCATCCTCATTCGCACTCGCCGGCCTCGGCATTCTCGGCTTGATTGGCTGTGTTCTGCGAAGACGCCGACAGCACCAATATGTACCCATCCTTGCCGCATTGCTATGTGTAGCTGCAGTCTCACCAGCGCTGGCCATCACCTACACCACGTTCGATTACAGTGGTCCTGGCGCACTCGGCGGCGATGAGTTTGGGGTTGCCGGCGGCTTCCGCGGGATTTCCGATGGCAACGTTGTCGGAAACGATTACACAGGCTCTCCCGGAACTCCCAGCTATCAAAGCTTCATCTACAACGGCTCTTCGTATACCACGCTACCGGAACCACCTGGAATAAGTAATATCTCTGCGTTGGGAATTTCCGGCGGCAATATTGTCGGGCAATACAACGACGCTTCCGGTACAGCACACGGATTCCTCTATAACGGTTCTTCCTACACGACGCTCGACGATCCCAAGGCGATACCGGGCGGTGAGACGCAAGCTTGGGGGGTTTCCGGGAGCACAGTCGTCGGGTTTTACTTTGGCTCGGACGGTTATCACGGTTTCCTCTACAGCAGTTCGACCTACACGACGCTCGACGATCCGTCGGCGCCGGGGCATGACACTTATTCATTCGGGATTTCCGGCAGCAACATTGTCGGAACTTATGTGGACTCTTCCGGTGTAATCCATGGGTTCCTCTATAATGGCACGAACTGGACAACGCTCGACGATCCGTCGGCCGTACCAAATGGACAAACCATTGCCCAAGGAATTTCCGGCGGAAACATCGTGGGGACATCCTTTGATTCATCATCTGGTATCACCCACGGTTTCCTCTACGATGGTTCGACCTACACGACGCTGGATGGTCCATTAGGAACGTGGGCAAGCTCCTATGCCACTGGCATCGACGGCGACACCATTATCGGCGGTTACTTCGACGCATCGGGGGAGCACGGCTTCATAGCAACCGTGCCGGAACCATCAACGTTCGTGCTAGCCGCCTTGGGATTCGGCGCGCTGGTGTGGATCGCGCGGCGTAGAAGTTTTTCGGACCCGGATCGAAACGTATCCGTGACATGCGCGTTCCTGTAA